Below is a window of Enterobacter kobei DNA.
GGCGTCAGACCAGACGCCCTCCACGGATGAACTTAACCGCCATTTTTCCGCCATCATCCAGCCTGCATCCACGTTGCCTTTCCAGCGGGTGAAGCTGAGATCGGTACCGGCCACCGGAGAGACATCGGCATCGAAAGTATCCAGCCCCTGACGCAGGTTCAGCCGGGCGTTGATGCTGGCTTTGGTGAATTCCCGGTAGCCGGTGATGCCCAGATCCAGCGCCGGATAGCGGGTGTGCTGGCTTTGCGATGGCAGCGGGATTGTCTGCCCGAAGCCGCGCGCCCGCAGGTCGATATCGTTACGTTTGTTGGTGTAGTCGAGGCCACCGGAAAGGCTGATTTGCTTTTGCCGGGTGAGCAGCAACGGATAACCAAAACTGACGCCGGCGTTGTACTGCGTCGATTGCTGACGAGCATCCACCGTGAAGCCGGGAAGGTTCAGCAACGGCGTAAAATCCTTGGGATCGTCGCGATAAAAGCTGCCCCGCAGCTGCATGCTCAGCCCTTCGTCAGTGAGAAACTGCTGATAATTTAGCCCGACATAGGTCTTGCGGGTTTCACCATCCAGCGGCACAAAGGTGGCCACGCCGAGCTGATCGCCATAGGCGGTGAGGTTGCTCAGCGTGCCGTTAACCAGCGCCAGATTTTCCCCCCGGCGTACGTCCAGGGTGGAGGAGAGATCCCAGATACGCGGCTGGCTGGCGTCCACTTGCATCACTGCGGCGCCATAAATATTCTTCGGCAGTTGCGCGTTTACATACACTTTGGTGCCCGGCGTGCGGGTCATCAGCTGGCTGTAGCGGTCAAAGGTGTCCTGGCGCAATGGCTTTTCGGTCATCATTTTTTCTGCCAGCCGTTTTAAACGTGCGGCGATGCGGGCGTTATTGCTCTGAATAGCGCTGTGCGCCACGTAGCCTTCCACCAGCACGATATTAATCTTGCCGTTGTGGAAATTATTATCCGGCAGCCAGGCGTAAGAGAGCGGGTAGCCATCGGCCCGATAGCGGGTAGTAATGTCATTCACCAGCCGGATGATTTCCTTCAGCGGCACGGTTTTGCCTGCATAAGGACGAAAGGGGGCGAGCAGGCTTTTCAGCGGGTAAAGCTTACCGCCGATAAACTGGATATGCCTGACCAGTACAGTCGTTTCCGGGGTGAGCTGTGTGCCGGATTTGGGTAAGGAGACGGTTGGCACGCTGCGTTTAACCGCCCCAGGATCCTGCTCGCCGGGGATGGCTTTTGAGGGGTTAGCCGGGTCGATAATGGCGGGGAGGGTATCCGCCCGGGCGATGCCAAGCACCGCGCCGCACATGAGCGCATAGCAGAGATGTAGTCTCATGATGTCATCCCTTATCACAGGAAAACGTGCCCCCGGACGGGGGCACGGTACAGCGTGTTATTGTTTCGGTTTTAATAGTCCGCCAACGATACCGGTCACGCCGCTAAGCGGACCTGAAGCGGTGGTTCCACTGGTGTTGTTATTTTCTACGGTTGCGGTCAGTCCGGCGGTCAGGTTATTGACCGTGGTGCCGACGTTAGCGACCAGGCCGCTGTTACTGGCATTTGCCGTGGCATCCACGGCGATCCCGCCGGTGGAGGTGGCAGGAGGCGCAGTGACGGTGGCCGGTTTAACCACGCCGCCCACATCCGCAACCGTCTGACCAAGGTTGCTGACCACCTGGCCGACGCCGCTCAGGCCTGCATTACTGCTGGTCACCTGGTTACCCACACCGCTGACGCCATTACCAACGTGGGTTAACAGATTGCTGACCGGTGTACCAAGACCCGTTGCGCCACCCACGCCCTGAGTCACACGCTCTACGCCTGCGGTGGTGTTGTTAACCAGCGTGGTGGTGCCGGTAGTC
It encodes the following:
- a CDS encoding ShlB/FhaC/HecB family hemolysin secretion/activation protein; the protein is MRLHLCYALMCGAVLGIARADTLPAIIDPANPSKAIPGEQDPGAVKRSVPTVSLPKSGTQLTPETTVLVRHIQFIGGKLYPLKSLLAPFRPYAGKTVPLKEIIRLVNDITTRYRADGYPLSYAWLPDNNFHNGKINIVLVEGYVAHSAIQSNNARIAARLKRLAEKMMTEKPLRQDTFDRYSQLMTRTPGTKVYVNAQLPKNIYGAAVMQVDASQPRIWDLSSTLDVRRGENLALVNGTLSNLTAYGDQLGVATFVPLDGETRKTYVGLNYQQFLTDEGLSMQLRGSFYRDDPKDFTPLLNLPGFTVDARQQSTQYNAGVSFGYPLLLTRQKQISLSGGLDYTNKRNDIDLRARGFGQTIPLPSQSQHTRYPALDLGITGYREFTKASINARLNLRQGLDTFDADVSPVAGTDLSFTRWKGNVDAGWMMAEKWRLSSSVEGVWSDATLPDPERVQFGAQRFGRGYQDGEASGDYGYGGQLELRYLHNRKESTWLATVQPYVLADTARTWYNASGFRQQRLSSVAAGVMVGDNKHYTLAVEAARPTGDLPTDSRQRDWRYNLTVTWNFNNLR